The following proteins are encoded in a genomic region of Enterocloster clostridioformis:
- a CDS encoding bifunctional ADP-dependent NAD(P)H-hydrate dehydratase/NAD(P)H-hydrate epimerase, with the protein MRMLVTGKQMKAIDAYTIHTIGVPSLVLMERAALKVAQAAERLWKKGDTIWAVCGTGNNGADGVAAARMLHLKGYPVRVFLVGNPDKGTEEFRTQLTIAGNVGLSSLPWQEGEKEECGLLIDAVFGVGLSRPVEGEYRQCIKMLGAKSIRSTVAVDVPSGIHGDTGTVMGIALRADLTVTFGWEKTGTALYPGREYAGRVEVADIGFPGQALDAVKEAEGTAAGDFAVTYGDDDLKRIPRRPAYSNKGTFGKVLIVAGSRNMCGAAYLSALSAYRTGAGLVKLLTVEENRQILQERLPEAIVATYTPDQLMEGRDEFRKMIEAQMEWADVVVLGPGLGNGPYVEYLVEDILTSAFVPVIIDADGLNAIAGHPYLTSYYTENIIVTPHLGEMARLTGESVDQIKENLAATALEYAGRYGLTCVLKDAATVTAGRDGNLYINSSGNSAMAKAGSGDVLTGIIAGLIAIGMDEEEAACLGVYLHGRAGDAAASKSGAHSLLASELADAVGSVMTMV; encoded by the coding sequence ATGAGGATGCTGGTAACGGGAAAACAGATGAAAGCCATTGATGCATACACCATCCATACCATAGGTGTTCCGTCCCTGGTCCTGATGGAGCGGGCAGCTCTTAAGGTGGCCCAGGCAGCGGAGCGTCTGTGGAAAAAAGGGGATACAATCTGGGCAGTGTGCGGCACCGGCAATAACGGGGCCGACGGCGTGGCGGCAGCCAGGATGCTTCATTTAAAAGGATATCCGGTGCGGGTATTTCTGGTGGGAAATCCGGATAAGGGAACAGAGGAATTCAGGACGCAGCTTACCATTGCAGGCAATGTGGGTCTTTCCTCCCTGCCCTGGCAGGAAGGGGAGAAGGAGGAATGCGGCCTTCTCATAGACGCGGTGTTCGGCGTGGGACTGAGCCGCCCTGTTGAGGGGGAGTACAGGCAGTGTATTAAGATGCTGGGGGCCAAGTCCATCCGCAGTACCGTTGCGGTGGATGTGCCGTCAGGCATCCACGGGGATACGGGGACTGTCATGGGTATTGCCCTGAGGGCGGATTTGACCGTTACCTTTGGATGGGAGAAAACCGGGACAGCCCTGTATCCGGGCCGGGAGTACGCGGGCCGGGTGGAAGTGGCTGATATCGGATTTCCCGGACAGGCTCTGGATGCGGTGAAGGAAGCGGAAGGGACGGCGGCAGGTGATTTTGCCGTCACCTACGGGGATGATGATTTGAAACGGATTCCCAGGCGGCCTGCCTATTCCAACAAGGGAACCTTTGGTAAGGTGCTGATTGTGGCAGGGTCCAGGAATATGTGCGGGGCCGCTTACCTGAGCGCCTTATCCGCATACAGGACAGGGGCGGGACTGGTAAAACTGCTTACGGTGGAGGAAAACCGGCAGATTCTCCAGGAACGCCTGCCTGAGGCCATTGTAGCCACCTACACTCCGGACCAGCTCATGGAGGGCAGGGATGAATTCAGGAAGATGATAGAAGCCCAGATGGAATGGGCTGACGTGGTGGTACTGGGACCGGGACTGGGAAACGGACCCTATGTGGAATACCTGGTGGAGGATATACTGACCAGCGCGTTCGTGCCTGTCATCATTGACGCGGACGGCCTGAACGCCATAGCGGGTCATCCGTACCTTACCTCTTACTATACGGAGAATATTATCGTGACGCCCCATCTGGGGGAAATGGCCCGGCTCACAGGGGAGTCCGTGGATCAGATTAAGGAGAACCTGGCAGCCACGGCCCTGGAGTATGCAGGCCGTTACGGCCTCACCTGTGTGTTAAAGGACGCGGCCACTGTCACCGCCGGACGGGACGGGAACCTGTACATCAATTCCAGCGGCAACAGCGCCATGGCAAAGGCAGGCTCCGGCGACGTGCTCACGGGGATCATAGCAGGCCTGATAGCCATTGGCATGGATGAGGAGGAGGCTGCCTGTCTGGGTGTATATCTTCACGGCCGGGCAGGGGACGCGGCTGCCTCTAAAAGCGGCGCCCACAGCCTGCTGGCTTCGGAACTGGCGGATGCCGTCGGCAGTGTGATGACCATGGTGTAA
- the acpS gene encoding holo-ACP synthase: protein MILGVGTDLVEIRRMERACKKDYFVVRTFTDMESRQAKGSASKLAGSFAVKEAVAKALGTGFRTFMPIDVEVLRDDVGKPYVRLYRGALARFQEMGMERLEVSITNTREYAMAFAVGEGRIKEVQSYEDAGNGKTDESH from the coding sequence ATGATACTTGGAGTTGGAACAGATTTAGTTGAAATCAGACGCATGGAAAGAGCCTGTAAAAAGGATTATTTTGTGGTGCGCACATTTACGGATATGGAAAGCCGGCAAGCAAAGGGGTCCGCCTCTAAGCTGGCCGGCTCTTTTGCTGTGAAGGAAGCGGTTGCAAAGGCCCTGGGAACGGGGTTTCGGACCTTCATGCCCATCGACGTGGAGGTGCTCAGGGACGATGTGGGAAAACCCTATGTCCGCCTTTACAGAGGCGCCCTGGCCCGGTTTCAGGAGATGGGGATGGAACGCCTGGAGGTGTCCATCACCAATACAAGGGAGTATGCCATGGCGTTTGCGGTGGGAGAAGGAAGGATAAAGGAGGTACAGTCATATGAGGATGCTGGTAACGGGAAAACAGATGAAAGCCATTGA
- a CDS encoding redox-sensing transcriptional repressor Rex, with the protein MERKEISKAVISRLPRYYRYLGELIEEGVERISSNELSSRMKVTASQIRQDLNNFGGFGQQGYGYNVKYLYSEIAKILGIDRQHNVIIIGAGNLGQAIANYTNFERRGFVIRGMFDINPKLIGLVIRGIEIRSVDDLETFIRENEIQIAALTIPKTKAPEIADRLVNAGIRAIWNFAHTDLVVPEDVVVENVHLSESLMRLSYRVSSMYDLQEEKKNALK; encoded by the coding sequence ATGGAACGCAAGGAGATTTCGAAGGCAGTGATTTCTAGGCTGCCCCGTTATTACCGTTATTTAGGTGAATTAATAGAGGAAGGTGTGGAGCGTATATCTTCCAATGAGCTGAGCTCCAGAATGAAAGTGACCGCATCTCAGATCCGTCAGGATCTGAATAATTTCGGCGGATTCGGCCAGCAGGGATACGGCTATAATGTAAAGTACCTCTATTCGGAAATCGCCAAGATACTTGGGATTGACAGACAGCACAATGTGATCATCATCGGAGCAGGAAACCTGGGACAGGCGATTGCCAATTATACGAATTTTGAGCGCAGGGGCTTTGTTATCAGGGGAATGTTTGATATTAACCCCAAACTGATCGGGCTGGTCATCAGGGGAATTGAGATTCGCTCCGTGGATGATTTGGAGACGTTTATCAGGGAGAATGAGATTCAGATTGCTGCTCTGACCATCCCGAAGACAAAGGCGCCGGAGATTGCGGACCGCCTGGTAAACGCGGGAATCAGGGCTATCTGGAATTTTGCTCACACGGATTTGGTGGTACCGGAGGACGTGGTGGTGGAGAACGTACACCTGTCCGAGAGCCTGATGCGTCTTTCCTACCGGGTCAGCAGCATGTACGACCTGCAGGAGGAGAAAAAGAATGCGTTAAAGTAA
- a CDS encoding ABC-F family ATP-binding cassette domain-containing protein gives MILSCSNISKSFGEKHILKQVSFHLEDHEKAAIVGINGAGKSTLLKIIIGELASDEGCVALGRGASIGYLAQHQDLNSESTIHDALLEVKRPILQMEERIRTLELDMKSASGESLEAMLEEYSRLTHQFELEGGYACRSEITGVLKGLGFAEEEFSKPINALSGGQKTRVSLGKLLLTKPDILLLDEPTNHLDMESIAWLETYLKTYSGSVIIVAHDRYFLDRVVTKIVELDNGTGTVFSGNYTAYSDKKAMLRDARIRAYLNQQQEIRHQEAVIAKLKSFNREKSIRRAESREKMLEKIDRLEKPMDIDDSMDIRLEPDVESGKDVLTVTGLSKSFDSQTLFTDVNFEIKRGERVAIIGSNGTGKTTLLKIINQLLSADAGEIRLGSKVHIGYYDQEHQVLHMDKTLFDEIQDTYPNMNNTQIRNTLASFLFTGDDVFKLIRDLSGGERGRVSLAKLMLSDANFLLLDEPTNHLDITSKEILESALCRYTGTVLYVSHDRYFINRTATRILDLTGQSLINYIGSYDYYLEKKDAVEAAFAARNKRTSSVPNLSQASGRPSQGSQNDLKLEWKAQKEEQARIRRIQNELKKTEDSIHSLETRDSEIDALLTREEVYTDVPRLMELNKEKEEIAGLLEKLYQRWEELAEKA, from the coding sequence ATGATTTTATCATGCAGCAATATAAGCAAATCATTTGGAGAGAAACATATATTAAAGCAGGTTTCCTTCCACCTGGAAGACCATGAAAAGGCAGCCATCGTCGGAATCAACGGCGCCGGCAAGTCCACCCTCCTTAAAATCATCATCGGGGAACTGGCCTCCGACGAGGGGTGCGTGGCGCTGGGGAGGGGAGCCTCCATCGGCTACCTGGCCCAGCACCAGGACCTGAACAGCGAGAGCACCATCCACGACGCCCTGCTGGAGGTCAAGCGGCCCATCCTTCAGATGGAAGAACGCATCCGTACCCTGGAACTGGACATGAAAAGCGCGTCCGGCGAGAGCCTGGAAGCCATGCTGGAGGAATACAGCCGCCTGACCCACCAGTTTGAGTTGGAGGGCGGCTATGCCTGCCGCAGCGAAATTACCGGCGTTTTAAAGGGTCTTGGCTTTGCCGAGGAGGAATTTTCAAAGCCCATCAACGCCCTGTCCGGCGGCCAGAAAACCCGCGTGTCCCTGGGCAAGCTCCTGCTGACCAAACCTGATATCCTGCTCCTTGACGAGCCTACCAACCACCTGGACATGGAATCCATTGCCTGGCTGGAGACATACCTTAAGACTTACAGCGGCAGCGTAATCATCGTTGCCCATGACCGTTATTTTCTGGACCGGGTGGTGACAAAAATCGTGGAGCTGGACAATGGAACCGGAACCGTATTCAGCGGCAATTACACTGCCTACAGCGACAAAAAAGCCATGCTCCGTGACGCCAGAATCCGGGCATACTTAAATCAGCAGCAGGAAATCAGGCACCAGGAGGCGGTTATTGCCAAACTTAAATCCTTTAACCGGGAAAAATCCATCCGCAGGGCCGAGAGCCGGGAAAAGATGCTGGAAAAGATTGACCGGCTGGAAAAGCCCATGGATATCGACGACTCCATGGACATCCGGCTGGAGCCGGATGTGGAAAGCGGCAAGGATGTGCTTACCGTCACCGGTCTGAGCAAGTCCTTTGACAGCCAGACTTTGTTTACGGACGTAAATTTTGAAATCAAACGCGGGGAGCGGGTGGCCATCATCGGCAGCAATGGCACCGGCAAGACCACTCTCCTTAAAATCATCAATCAGCTGCTGTCCGCCGATGCCGGCGAGATACGTCTGGGCTCCAAGGTGCACATCGGCTACTACGACCAGGAACACCAGGTTCTTCATATGGATAAGACCCTGTTTGACGAAATCCAGGACACCTATCCCAACATGAACAATACCCAGATCCGCAACACCCTGGCGTCCTTTCTCTTTACAGGGGATGATGTGTTCAAATTAATCCGCGATCTAAGCGGCGGTGAGCGCGGACGCGTTTCCCTGGCCAAGCTGATGCTTTCCGACGCCAATTTCCTGTTGTTAGACGAGCCAACCAACCACCTGGACATCACCTCCAAGGAAATCCTGGAAAGCGCCCTGTGCCGCTACACCGGAACCGTACTCTATGTGTCCCACGACCGGTATTTCATCAACCGCACAGCCACCAGAATTTTGGATTTGACCGGACAGTCCCTGATTAATTACATCGGCAGCTACGACTATTATCTGGAGAAAAAGGATGCTGTGGAAGCCGCATTTGCGGCCAGGAACAAGCGTACGTCCTCTGTACCCAATCTCTCCCAAGCCTCAGGCCGGCCCTCCCAGGGTTCCCAAAACGACCTGAAACTGGAATGGAAGGCTCAGAAGGAGGAACAGGCCCGCATACGCAGGATTCAGAACGAGCTCAAAAAAACAGAGGATTCCATTCACTCCCTAGAGACCAGGGACAGCGAGATTGACGCCCTGCTCACACGGGAAGAAGTATACACCGATGTGCCCCGGCTCATGGAGCTGAATAAGGAAAAAGAGGAAATAGCCGGACTGCTGGAAAAGCTTTACCAGAGATGGGAAGAATTGGCGGAGAAGGCCTGA
- a CDS encoding adenylosuccinate synthase encodes MVRAIVGANWGDEGKGKITDMLAKESDIIIRFQGGSNAGHTIINDYGKFALHLLPSGVFYQHTTSIIGNGVALNIPYLIQEIESLVERGVPKPRILVSDRAQILMPYHVLFDTYEEARLAGKSFGSTKSGIAPFYSDKYAKIGFQISELFDEDLLREKACRVCELKNVLLEHLYHKPLLDPEEIIKELLSCRDMIAPYVCDTSAYLHEAIKEGKNILLEGQLGSLKDPDHGIYPMVTSSSTLAAYGAIGAGIPPYEIKDITTVVKAYSSAVGAGAFVSEIFGDEADELRNRGGDGGEYGATTGRPRRVGWFDAVATRYGCRIQGTTEVAFTVLDVLGYLDEIPVCVGYEIDGQVTREFPTTSKLEKARPVLTRLPGWKCGIRGIKRYQDLPENCRKYIEFVEKEIEAPISMVSNGPGRDDIIMRK; translated from the coding sequence ATGGTCAGAGCAATTGTAGGTGCTAACTGGGGTGACGAGGGAAAGGGTAAGATTACGGATATGCTTGCCAAGGAGTCTGACATTATCATCCGTTTCCAGGGCGGAAGTAATGCGGGCCACACCATTATCAATGATTATGGCAAGTTTGCCCTTCACCTTCTTCCATCAGGCGTGTTTTATCAGCATACAACCAGCATCATTGGCAATGGAGTGGCTCTCAATATCCCTTATCTGATTCAGGAAATTGAGTCGCTGGTGGAGCGGGGCGTGCCAAAGCCCAGAATCCTGGTTTCCGACAGGGCTCAGATTCTCATGCCGTACCATGTGCTGTTTGACACCTACGAGGAAGCGCGTCTGGCCGGAAAATCCTTTGGTTCCACCAAGTCCGGTATTGCTCCCTTTTATTCAGATAAATATGCCAAGATTGGTTTCCAGATCAGCGAACTTTTTGACGAGGATCTGCTGAGGGAAAAGGCATGCAGGGTTTGCGAGCTGAAAAATGTGCTTCTGGAACACCTGTACCATAAACCTCTTCTGGATCCTGAGGAAATCATTAAGGAGCTTCTCAGCTGCCGTGATATGATTGCGCCGTATGTATGCGATACATCCGCTTATCTTCATGAGGCCATCAAGGAAGGAAAGAATATCCTCTTAGAGGGTCAGCTGGGCTCCCTTAAGGACCCTGATCATGGAATTTATCCCATGGTCACATCTTCTTCCACGCTGGCTGCCTATGGAGCCATCGGCGCAGGCATTCCTCCGTATGAGATTAAGGATATCACGACGGTTGTAAAAGCTTATTCCAGTGCAGTGGGCGCCGGTGCCTTTGTCAGTGAGATATTTGGGGACGAGGCGGATGAACTGAGAAACCGGGGAGGCGACGGCGGAGAGTACGGCGCCACCACGGGAAGGCCCAGACGCGTGGGCTGGTTCGATGCGGTGGCTACCAGATACGGATGCCGGATTCAGGGGACCACGGAAGTGGCATTTACAGTGCTGGATGTGCTGGGCTATCTGGACGAGATACCGGTATGCGTTGGTTATGAGATTGACGGACAGGTCACCAGGGAATTCCCGACTACGTCTAAGCTTGAGAAGGCCAGACCGGTCCTTACCAGACTGCCCGGCTGGAAATGCGGTATCCGCGGCATTAAGCGGTACCAGGATCTTCCGGAGAATTGCCGCAAATACATTGAATTCGTGGAGAAGGAAATTGAAGCTCCTATTTCAATGGTATCCAACGGACCGGGAAGAGACGACATTATCATGCGCAAGTAA
- a CDS encoding LysR family transcriptional regulator — protein sequence MNVNFEYYKVFYHVCAHGSLTAAAQELCISQPAVSQAVRQLEKEAGTKLFLRTSKGVQLTREGELLYHYVKPGVEELLEGGKMLERMLNMDVGEVRIGASDMTLQFYLLPYLEQFHREYPKIKVNVTNAPTPETIKSLEEGRIDFGVVTSPFTSRGTVRQFQVKAIRNVFIAGSSFRELEGRELEYKELEAFPCIALEKNTSTRTFMDAFLAQQGTLLKPEFELAISDMIVQFARRNMGIGCVMEGFAEDAIMRGEVFRLKFKQEMPLRHMCVVTGESSLISMPGRRLLDMMACGQAAVEQPTGGR from the coding sequence ATGAATGTGAACTTTGAGTACTATAAAGTATTTTACCATGTATGCGCCCACGGCAGCCTGACCGCTGCCGCCCAGGAACTGTGTATCTCCCAGCCGGCTGTAAGCCAGGCTGTGCGGCAGTTGGAAAAGGAAGCCGGGACAAAGCTGTTCCTCCGTACTTCCAAAGGGGTGCAGCTGACCCGGGAAGGAGAGCTTCTATACCACTATGTAAAGCCTGGAGTGGAGGAGCTGCTGGAAGGCGGGAAGATGCTGGAGCGGATGCTGAATATGGATGTGGGGGAAGTACGGATTGGGGCCAGCGATATGACGCTGCAGTTTTATCTTCTTCCTTATCTGGAACAGTTTCACCGGGAATATCCTAAGATTAAGGTGAATGTTACCAATGCGCCTACCCCGGAAACCATCAAAAGCCTGGAAGAGGGCAGGATCGATTTTGGGGTTGTGACCTCTCCCTTTACCAGCAGGGGGACTGTCAGGCAGTTTCAGGTCAAGGCCATTCGCAATGTTTTCATAGCAGGCAGCAGCTTCCGGGAATTGGAAGGGCGGGAGCTGGAGTACAAGGAGCTGGAGGCTTTTCCGTGTATAGCGCTGGAAAAGAATACAAGTACCAGAACCTTTATGGACGCCTTTCTGGCGCAGCAGGGGACTCTGCTTAAGCCGGAATTTGAGCTGGCCATCAGCGATATGATTGTGCAGTTTGCCAGGCGCAACATGGGGATTGGGTGCGTCATGGAGGGATTTGCCGAGGATGCCATAATGAGAGGCGAGGTATTCCGGCTGAAATTCAAACAAGAGATGCCTCTTAGGCATATGTGCGTGGTGACGGGAGAGTCCAGCCTGATTTCCATGCCGGGGCGCAGGCTGTTAGATATGATGGCCTGCGGTCAGGCGGCGGTTGAGCAGCCGACAGGCGGCAGATGA
- the purB gene encoding adenylosuccinate lyase, translating into MSDHDRYVSPLSERYASREMQYIFSPDMKFCTWRKLWIALAETEKELGLSITDEQIEELKAHSEEINYDVAKAREKEVRHDVMSHVYAYGVQCPKAKGIIHLGATSCYVGDNTDIIIMTEALKLVRKKLINVLAELSGFAETYKDLPTLAFTHFQPAQPTTVGKRATLWMMELKLDLDDLDYLIGSMRLLGSKGTTGTQASFLELFDGDHEKCRRLDARIAEKMGFVGCYPVSGQTYSRKVDSRVISVLAGIAQSAHKFSNDIRLLQHLKEVEEPFEKKQIGSSAMAYKRNPMRSERIASLANYVMSDMMNPMLVASTQWFERTLDDSANKRLSVPEGFLAVDGILDLYLNVVDGLVVYPKVIEKHLMAELPFMATENIMMDAVKAGGDRQELHERIRELSMEAGKNVKEKGLDNNLLELIAADPVFNLSLDELKKTMDPSRYVGRSPKQVEEFLEEVIKPLLEENAGELGVTAEISI; encoded by the coding sequence ATGAGTGACCACGACAGATATGTAAGCCCTCTTTCTGAGCGCTATGCCAGCAGGGAGATGCAGTACATCTTTTCACCTGACATGAAGTTCTGCACCTGGAGAAAGCTCTGGATTGCGCTGGCTGAGACAGAGAAGGAGCTGGGGCTTTCCATCACGGACGAGCAGATTGAGGAACTGAAGGCCCATTCAGAGGAAATCAATTATGATGTGGCTAAGGCCAGGGAGAAGGAAGTCCGCCATGATGTCATGAGCCATGTCTATGCTTACGGCGTACAATGCCCTAAGGCAAAGGGAATTATCCATTTGGGGGCCACCTCCTGTTACGTGGGAGATAATACGGACATTATCATCATGACCGAGGCCCTGAAGCTGGTGAGGAAGAAACTGATCAACGTACTTGCGGAGCTGTCCGGTTTCGCTGAAACATACAAGGACCTTCCCACCCTTGCGTTTACCCACTTCCAGCCGGCCCAGCCAACCACGGTTGGTAAGCGCGCCACCCTGTGGATGATGGAGCTTAAGCTGGATTTGGATGACCTGGATTACCTGATCGGTTCCATGCGCCTTCTGGGTTCCAAGGGAACCACCGGCACCCAGGCCAGCTTCCTGGAGCTTTTTGACGGGGACCATGAGAAATGCCGCCGTCTGGATGCAAGAATTGCGGAGAAGATGGGATTTGTGGGCTGCTATCCGGTATCCGGCCAGACCTATTCACGAAAAGTGGACAGCCGTGTCATAAGCGTCCTGGCAGGCATTGCCCAGAGCGCTCACAAGTTTTCCAATGACATCCGTCTTCTGCAGCATCTGAAGGAAGTGGAGGAGCCATTTGAGAAGAAGCAAATCGGTTCATCCGCCATGGCCTATAAGAGGAATCCCATGCGCAGCGAGCGCATTGCCTCCCTGGCCAATTATGTGATGAGCGATATGATGAATCCCATGCTGGTGGCGTCCACCCAGTGGTTTGAGAGAACCCTGGACGACTCTGCCAACAAGAGACTGTCCGTGCCGGAAGGCTTCCTGGCAGTGGACGGCATCTTAGACCTGTACCTGAACGTGGTGGACGGCCTGGTGGTATATCCTAAGGTCATTGAAAAGCACCTGATGGCAGAGCTTCCCTTCATGGCCACAGAGAATATCATGATGGACGCGGTAAAGGCAGGGGGCGATCGTCAGGAACTCCATGAGCGGATTCGCGAGCTGTCCATGGAGGCAGGAAAGAACGTAAAGGAAAAGGGCCTGGATAACAACCTCCTGGAACTGATAGCAGCTGACCCGGTCTTTAATCTTTCCCTGGATGAACTGAAAAAGACCATGGATCCGTCCCGCTATGTCGGGCGTTCTCCTAAGCAGGTGGAGGAATTCCTGGAAGAGGTCATTAAGCCGCTGCTTGAGGAAAACGCGGGAGAGCTGGGAGTGACGGCGGAGATTTCTATATAA
- the purF gene encoding amidophosphoribosyltransferase, with protein sequence MDQNRMDFDIGADKLREECGVFGMYDFDGNDVARAIYYGLFALQHRGQESCGIAVSDTEGPKGRVAAHKGMGLCNEVFTPEALESLKGNIGVGHVRYSTAGSSTRENAQPLVLNYVKGTLGLAHNGNLVNAPELRHELEYTGAIFQTTIDSEVIAYHIARARIHTPNVESAVAAAMKKLKGAYSLVIMSPRKLIGARDPMGFKPLCIGKRDNAYILASETCALETIGAEFVRDVEPGEIVTITADGISSDKEMCLADPSGEARCIFEYIYFARPDSVFDGVSVYKARIQAGRFLAVDSPVEADLVVGVPESGNAAALGYAMESGIPYGTAFVKNSYVGRTFIKPKQSSRESAVRIKLNVLKEAVAGKRVIMIDDSIVRGTTSALIVKMLRDAGAREVHVRISAPPFLHPCYFGTDIPSEDQLIAHGRTVDEVREIIGADTLSFLRQERLSQMASERPVCTACFTGNYPMEPPSQDIRGSYEK encoded by the coding sequence ATGGATCAGAACCGGATGGATTTTGATATTGGGGCAGATAAACTGCGTGAGGAGTGCGGGGTTTTTGGGATGTATGATTTTGATGGGAACGACGTGGCCCGGGCCATATACTACGGGCTTTTTGCCCTGCAGCACCGGGGACAGGAAAGCTGCGGTATAGCGGTGAGCGACACAGAAGGACCCAAGGGGAGGGTAGCGGCCCATAAGGGGATGGGCCTTTGCAACGAGGTATTTACGCCGGAGGCGCTGGAGAGTCTGAAGGGCAATATCGGCGTGGGCCATGTGCGGTATTCCACGGCCGGCAGCAGTACCCGGGAAAACGCGCAGCCTTTGGTGCTCAATTATGTAAAAGGAACCCTGGGTCTGGCCCACAACGGCAACCTGGTCAATGCGCCTGAGCTGCGCCATGAGCTGGAGTACACAGGGGCTATTTTCCAGACTACCATTGACTCGGAGGTCATTGCCTACCATATAGCCAGGGCCAGGATTCATACCCCAAATGTGGAGAGCGCAGTGGCCGCAGCCATGAAGAAGCTGAAGGGAGCCTACTCCCTGGTAATCATGAGTCCCCGCAAGCTGATTGGAGCGAGAGACCCCATGGGCTTCAAGCCTTTGTGTATCGGGAAACGGGATAATGCCTACATCCTGGCGTCAGAGACATGCGCCCTGGAGACCATAGGGGCTGAGTTTGTCCGGGATGTGGAGCCGGGGGAAATCGTGACCATCACGGCGGACGGCATATCCTCTGATAAGGAGATGTGCCTGGCTGACCCTTCCGGAGAAGCCAGATGTATCTTTGAGTATATTTATTTTGCCAGACCGGACAGTGTTTTTGACGGAGTGAGCGTTTATAAGGCCAGGATTCAGGCCGGCCGGTTCCTGGCTGTGGATTCACCGGTGGAGGCAGACCTGGTGGTGGGCGTGCCTGAATCCGGCAATGCGGCGGCTCTGGGCTATGCCATGGAATCCGGGATTCCATACGGAACAGCTTTTGTGAAGAATTCCTACGTGGGAAGGACCTTCATCAAGCCAAAGCAGAGCAGCAGGGAATCTGCGGTGCGAATCAAACTCAATGTGTTAAAGGAGGCTGTGGCCGGAAAAAGGGTCATCATGATTGACGACTCCATTGTCCGGGGAACCACCAGCGCTCTGATTGTGAAGATGCTGCGCGACGCGGGCGCCAGGGAGGTCCATGTGAGAATCAGCGCACCGCCATTTTTACACCCCTGCTATTTTGGCACGGACATTCCATCGGAGGACCAGCTCATTGCCCATGGAAGGACTGTGGATGAAGTGAGGGAAATCATCGGGGCAGACACCCTTTCCTTTTTAAGGCAGGAGCGGCTGTCACAGATGGCATCTGAAAGGCCTGTCTGCACCGCGTGCTTTACAGGGAATTATCCTATGGAGCCGCCTTCCCAGGACATCCGGGGCAGCTATGAGAAATAG
- the purC gene encoding phosphoribosylaminoimidazolesuccinocarboxamide synthase, which translates to MEKKEMLYEGKAKKVYTTEDPDVLIVSYKDDATAFNGLKKGTIVGKGAINNRMTNFIFKKLEDKGVPTHLVEELNDRETAVKKVEIVPLEVIIRNYSAGSFAKKMGMEEGVKFKCPTLEFSYKNDELGDPFINSYYALALGLATQEEIDHITEYAFKVNEVLQEYFDGLNIDLIDFKIEFGRYHGKVILADEISPDTCRLWDKDTHEKLDKDRFRRDLGNVEDAYEEVFRRLGIQ; encoded by the coding sequence ATGGAAAAGAAAGAGATGCTCTACGAAGGAAAGGCTAAGAAGGTTTACACAACGGAGGACCCGGACGTGTTAATCGTGTCCTACAAGGATGATGCAACCGCATTCAACGGTCTGAAAAAGGGAACCATTGTTGGAAAGGGCGCCATCAACAACCGTATGACCAATTTCATTTTCAAAAAGCTGGAGGATAAGGGTGTACCTACCCACCTGGTAGAAGAATTAAATGACAGGGAAACCGCTGTGAAGAAGGTGGAGATTGTTCCCCTGGAGGTAATCATCCGCAATTATTCCGCAGGCAGCTTTGCCAAGAAGATGGGAATGGAGGAAGGCGTCAAGTTTAAATGCCCGACTCTGGAATTCAGCTATAAGAACGACGAACTGGGCGACCCGTTTATCAACAGCTATTACGCACTGGCACTGGGACTTGCCACCCAGGAGGAGATTGACCATATCACTGAGTATGCGTTTAAGGTAAACGAAGTGCTGCAGGAATATTTTGACGGACTGAACATTGACCTGATTGATTTCAAGATTGAGTTCGGCCGTTATCACGGCAAGGTTATCCTGGCTGACGAGATTTCTCCTGATACATGCCGGCTCTGGGATAAGGATACCCATGAGAAGCTGGATAAGGACAGATTCAGAAGAGATCTGGGCAATGTAGAGGATGCATACGAAGAAGTATTCCGCAGGCTGGGTATCCAGTAA